In one window of Pseudobdellovibrionaceae bacterium DNA:
- the arfB gene encoding aminoacyl-tRNA hydrolase — MKISPKELNFTFSKSSGAGGQNVNKVNTKVTLRWNIFESSSVSQKVIDRFCELFPNKILDDGTVQISSQRYRLQARNIADCVEKLHVMIEKAARPKKPRRPTKPTTSSVEKRLKGKRLQSDKKRQRQGRDD, encoded by the coding sequence ATGAAAATCTCACCCAAAGAATTAAATTTTACTTTTTCAAAAAGCTCGGGTGCCGGCGGACAAAACGTAAATAAGGTCAACACCAAGGTCACATTGCGCTGGAATATCTTTGAATCCTCTAGTGTTTCACAAAAAGTGATTGACCGATTTTGCGAGCTCTTTCCCAATAAGATCCTTGATGACGGCACAGTGCAGATTTCAAGCCAGCGCTATCGCCTGCAAGCTCGCAACATTGCCGACTGCGTAGAAAAATTGCACGTCATGATAGAGAAAGCCGCGCGCCCCAAAAAGCCGCGAAGGCCCACCAAACCCACAACCTCTTCTGTGGAAAAGCGGCTCAAAGGAAAACGATTACAAAGCGATAAGAAACGCCAACGACAAGGACGAGACGACTAG